CACGGCCCAGATCGCCGAGTGGACGATTCCGCGCCTCACCAGCGTGGACCTGCCGCTGCGCGAGATGAGCGTCACGGCCACCGAACTGCTGCTGCGCAAGGTGAGCGGCGAGAGCGTCACGGAGCAGGTGCTGCTGCCCGCGCGGCTGGTAGAGCGCGAGAGCACCGCCCCGCCCCGCAAGGAGCACCCATGAACATCGACCTGACGGGCCGCCTGGCCCTCGTGACCGGCGGCAGCGGCCAGCTCGGGCGCGTGATGTGCCGCACCCTGGCCGCCTGCGGCGCGGACGTCGCCGTCCACTACCACCGCAACGCCGCGCAGGCCGCCGCCCTGGTGGCCGAACTGCGCGCCCTGGGCGTGCGCGCCCACGCCGTGCAGGCCGACGTGACCGACGAGGCCAGCGTGCTCGCCATGCAACGCGACGTGCACGCGGCGCTGGGCGACCCCGATATCATCGTGAACAACGCCGTGATCCAGTACACGTGGACGACCGTGCTCGAGCAGCCCCTCGCGGACTTCGACAGCCAGTACCGCTCCACCGTCCTGCACGGTGTCCTGATGGCCCGCGCCTTCGTGCCGGCCATGATCACGCGCGGCGGCGGGCGCGTGATCACTATCAACACCGAGTGCGCCATGCAGACCGCGCCCACGCAGGGCGCGTACGCCGCCGGCAAACGTGGTCTGGACGGCATCATGCGCGTCCTGGCACGCGAGATCGGCCCGCACAGCATCACCGTGAACCAGGTCGCGCCCGGCTGGATGATCAGCGAGGACCAC
This sequence is a window from Deinococcus metalli. Protein-coding genes within it:
- a CDS encoding SDR family NAD(P)-dependent oxidoreductase — protein: MNIDLTGRLALVTGGSGQLGRVMCRTLAACGADVAVHYHRNAAQAAALVAELRALGVRAHAVQADVTDEASVLAMQRDVHAALGDPDIIVNNAVIQYTWTTVLEQPLADFDSQYRSTVLHGVLMARAFVPAMITRGGGRVITINTECAMQTAPTQGAYAAGKRGLDGIMRVLAREIGPHSITVNQVAPGWMISEDHPADDSDAQAAYARGVPLRRRGTDQDVANLVTFLASDLAAFISGQFISVSGGNVMPTI